The region ATAAAGATATGTTTATGTCTTGTTATGTGCGCAATCGTTGACGCCTGACCCGATGACCGACCTGCTCGCTGCCCTCAAAGCCGCGGCCGAGCCTACTCGGCTGCGCATCCTGGGCCTCCTCGACCGGGCGGAGCTGACCGTGACCGAATTGACCCAGATTCTGGGGCAAAGTCAGCCGCGCCTTTCGCGTCATCTGAAGTTGATGGCCGAAGCCGGGCTGGTCGACCGGTTTCGCGAGGGGGCCTGGGTCTTCCATCGCCCCGCGGCCGACGGCACGGGGGCCGCGCTGGCCAACCACCTGCGGGCGATGCTGAACCGCGGTGATTCGACCTATCTGCGCGATCAGGCCCGGCTCGACGGGGTGCTGCGCGCCCGCACCGAAGTGGCGGCCGATTATTTCGCCGCCAACGCCGCGCAATGGGACCGTATCCGTGCCCTCCATGTTTCGGAAGCCGAGGTCGACGCCGCCCTGACCCGCATCCTGGGCGAGGCGCCGATCGGCTTGCTGCTCGACATCGGTACCGGCACCGGGCACATGCTGGAACTGTTCGGCCCGAAGGCGGAACGCGGGCTGGGCGTCGATCTCAGCCACGAAATGCTGGGCATCGCGCGGGCGAAACTCGATGGCGCCGGGCTCTATCATTGCCAGGTCCGCCACGGCGACATGAATGCGCTGCCGGTCGGCGACGAAACGGTCGATCTGGTGCTTTTCCACCAGGTGCTGCACTTCGCGGCCGATCCGCAGGCCGCGATCGACGAGGCCGCGCGCGTGCTGGCGCCCGGCGGGCGGGTGGCCCTGGTCGATTTCCTGCCCCACGCCCATGAGGAATTGCGCGAGCATCATGCCCATCGGCGGCTCGGCTTTGCCCCGCGCGAGGTCGCCCAATGGGGCCAGCATGCCCATCTCGACATCGGCCTTGCCGAAACCCTGTCGGGGGATCCGCTGACCGTCGGCCTGTGGCTGGGGCGCAAGCCCGGCCGGCCGGCGCTCGGGCGCGCCGCCGCCATCGATACCGTTTCCTGAAGTGGAACCTGCCATGATCCTCGCGCCCCTCGGCCCGCTGAACGTCTCGTTCGAATTCTTTCCGCCCAAGACCCCGGAAATGGAGGATGCCCTGTGGCGCACCGTGCGCCGGCTGGAGCCGCTGCAGCCGTCCTTCGTCTCGGTCACCTATGGGGCCGGCGGCTCCACGCGCGAGCGCACCCATGCCACGGTCAAGCGCCTGGTCGACGAGACCAGCCTGAACCCGGCCGCGCACC is a window of Oleomonas cavernae DNA encoding:
- a CDS encoding ArsR/SmtB family transcription factor, with the protein product MTDLLAALKAAAEPTRLRILGLLDRAELTVTELTQILGQSQPRLSRHLKLMAEAGLVDRFREGAWVFHRPAADGTGAALANHLRAMLNRGDSTYLRDQARLDGVLRARTEVAADYFAANAAQWDRIRALHVSEAEVDAALTRILGEAPIGLLLDIGTGTGHMLELFGPKAERGLGVDLSHEMLGIARAKLDGAGLYHCQVRHGDMNALPVGDETVDLVLFHQVLHFAADPQAAIDEAARVLAPGGRVALVDFLPHAHEELREHHAHRRLGFAPREVAQWGQHAHLDIGLAETLSGDPLTVGLWLGRKPGRPALGRAAAIDTVS